The following are encoded together in the Clostridia bacterium genome:
- the gpr gene encoding GPR endopeptidase, giving the protein MEQYEELASEAAETSETGIKTEEERIGERLSRLTFQAKEPFASFSSIRGKGEYQTILINGNILELSELSEEISRAVAESARRLAKGKIERILAVGLGNPFAVADALGSETVKRLDPARKGKARFFILSPSVFGLTGIESAEVARGVAREIRPDLVLAVDTLATRKVERLCRAVQLTDAGISPGGGVGNERIGLTEETVGVPVLSVGVPLLCHARFVEPLPSSLVVTPKEIDLFVAAFASALAKGIEKAFV; this is encoded by the coding sequence ATGGAACAATATGAAGAACTCGCTTCGGAAGCCGCCGAAACCTCGGAAACGGGCATAAAAACGGAGGAAGAAAGGATCGGAGAACGACTGTCGAGATTGACCTTTCAAGCAAAAGAGCCGTTCGCGTCCTTTTCTTCGATCCGCGGGAAAGGGGAATATCAGACGATCCTGATAAACGGAAATATTTTGGAATTATCCGAACTTTCCGAGGAAATTTCGCGTGCCGTCGCGGAGAGCGCGAGAAGGCTCGCGAAAGGGAAAATCGAAAGGATTCTCGCCGTCGGACTCGGGAATCCTTTCGCTGTCGCGGACGCTCTCGGGAGCGAAACGGTGAAGAGACTCGATCCCGCGAGAAAGGGAAAAGCGAGGTTTTTCATCCTTTCGCCGTCCGTTTTCGGGCTGACGGGGATCGAAAGCGCCGAGGTCGCGCGCGGCGTCGCAAGAGAAATCCGCCCCGACCTCGTCCTCGCGGTGGACACCCTCGCCACGCGGAAGGTCGAAAGGCTTTGTCGCGCCGTTCAGCTCACGGACGCGGGGATTTCCCCGGGCGGGGGCGTCGGAAACGAAAGGATCGGATTGACCGAAGAAACCGTCGGCGTCCCCGTCCTGTCCGTCGGCGTTCCGCTATTGTGTCACGCGCGTTTCGTGGAGCCGCTTCCGTCCTCTTTGGTCGTGACCCCGAAAGAGATCGACCTTTTCGTCGCGGCGTTTGCTTCCGCGCTTGCGAAAGGGATCGAAAAAGCGTTTGTTTGA